The following is a genomic window from Daphnia magna isolate NIES linkage group LG4, ASM2063170v1.1, whole genome shotgun sequence.
TCTTCACAATTATTACATCTTTAACTTTTAGCCTGACTTGAATAAATCTCTAAAATCAAGTTAGGATAGTGGACAACCTTAGCCGTTTATGGTTCTATTCATGCTTCTTGTTCTCGCCGATCGATCGCTGGCAGGTACCTAGCGAATCCAGTCACGTAACGTACTCCTTTGAGATAAGTGGCCTAGTTTCTTCATTTACCGGTGCACACAAAAGATCATAGCTAACTCATCCAGAAAATGTAAATTTGCAATATTGTTGAGTTAACCATTGATTTTTTACCCAAACAGACAGCTACACAAGCGGTTATTGTTCTTCCAGCTGTGATTAACGATTTTAATTGCTGAATCTATGTTACCTTTATTCTtaactgtttgtttttgtctaATCGAATCTTGCAGTAACCCTATATGCACAGATGAGCCTTGTGACACAATAAGGAATCTACACTAGGAATCAAAGGTGGAGAGATTAAAATGTCTTTCTTTCTCACTCTCCCTTTCAATGCACACTTTTTTTCTCATGTTTACAAAATGCCaaagagataaagaaaacaGGTGTCATGGCATAAAGTAAGGGaaagggagagaaagaaaaaaaaagaactcagGTTGACTAATTGTACGATCCCTTCCTCCCAAGGTGACGTCGTTCATTTACTAGTTTGTCATCACATATTGCAGTCTTTGATCATGGGTCACGTTCAGAAGTTCTAGAACGTTCTCGTCCCAAACCAAGACAGACCGTTCAGTGCTTTTCTTTGGGGCCTCATCGTGCAAACAATGTCTTGTGTTACTGATTTACTAATTTGTGAGAAATGAGAATAACATGGTACGTTACAACATGACGAGCATGACATCTTTACCCCAATCCAACGTCATCCTTCTCTTTCAAGGTAACTTTCCACATAATTTCTCTTCTAATGAGGAAAGTAAGCtttaacattttaaatttattgtGAGAACAGTCCACTCAATTTGATTCCTTCTTATTTTTGTGTTCAAAATAGAAGCCACTAAAATTGATGGCGAAGATTAGAGGCGTAATAAAGAATTGGTCGTGGTTGTCAAAACAAGCGAATAGCTTATAGTTACTGACGACAGGTGTCCTGTGTGCTGACACTTTAAATGTCGCGGATGGGCCTATTCACTTCGAATCAATCTGATGCATCCACCAATTTCGGCAGAGAAATAACAACTGCACACCCCTCTCTAACGCAGGTATTTGTTGTTCATTGGTTAACATTTTATTCACGTCGCTCATcacgtttgttttgttcaattAACTTGTTTGACATTCTCCACTGGACCATTCTACAAACAAGGTGTGGTACTCTGTTTCTATGGCTACGGTTTGTCGAATTGTGCCGCCTTTGGGAATGAACGTGACGCTAATGCTACTGATTGAGAATTAGCATTTGAAACAATATTCTTTTGTCGTCAGTGTTTCGACGACATCTTTGCCATTCAGAAACTTTTGGGGAATCCAAAGTCTGTTTGTCACGCACATCACAAATTAATCACGCGCCACATTTAATTGCTAAACAACACACGTCGTTCTTGCCGCATCTATTTTTATCTTTGGCCAGAGCTAGATCATCAAGACCGACAATATCTGAATCAAAAAATCCAACCGAAGAAATCCCGCAGGTAAGTTACTACCTAGactgtaaacaacaacagttTTCCGTCTCGTATGACTTGATTATGAACGTTTTTCACGCAGTTGATTGCGGAATGAATCTGAATTTGTTGATTGATGGCACGTCGATGGAAACGCATCCAGTGATTGAGATTTTACTTTATGCTGCATCTCTGTTCGCGAAGCATatcaattgaatttgaatctCGCCCGAAAGTTTGTGCATGCAAATGATGGTATGCGTAAAGGCAATCAGTTTCTTATTTAACCAACAATTAAAGACAGATAGATTTTTCTGAAATGTATTGATCTAGTCAACTACACTTAACACTAGCCATTACTGTCACAGACTTGTCTACAATGATTTAAGTTGCAACGTGTTATTCCACCGGACGAAACATCCACCTTTTAGCCGGAATAGCAGTTGTACAGCTTGTTAATTTTCTGGACGTCCAACTTTACATTTGTGCATGATAACATTGAGAAAAGATAATtgtgaatttaaaacaaaaaactattaATGGGTAAATGCCAGAAGTAATCGACTATATACAATACCTGAGTGAATCCCTTCAAATTCCCCAAATTCAACTCGCCGTTTCTGGCCATCATAGTCGGAATAGATGGATTATTGGCCATGAACGAACTCGGGTAATGCATGACGGATTCTTTTGGTATAAAAAAAGGTTACCATAGTTACTTGCACAAAATTGGAGTATGAATTTGTGCAAACTTACTAATGTCATAAGGCAGGCCCAAAGTGTTGACCTCAGTCGTTTTCATCGGGTTGAAGAACTGGCGATTGTCTGGTTACAAATTTACATTTATCTTCAATTTAAACCTCTATTCACAAGGCAATTTCACCACAACATTAAATTACATACCTGGACGTATATTGGGATAGTTAATGGTGATGTAATACTGCTGATCGGGACGTTGGTGTTCGTGTTGGAAACCAATGGCGTGCATCAATTCGTGCATGACAGATCCAGGATAATTGTAACTGACGCAATAGTCGGGCAGGCTAACATCTTGCGGACCGTTGCCGTTCATACCCACGTAGCTCCAGCATCTGATTTGTAGGATAAACGTGTCTTTAGTGCATTTTATTATCAAGCAGTAGGTAACTTACCCAACATTGAGATCTCGCCGGATGTAAATGTAATTGCGTTGGGTGGTCCGTGGAACGAAACGAATGCAAGTTTTCGAATGGAATTCGCTGATTGCGTAGCCGAGAACTCGTCGCTGTTCGGGAGCTGGCGGATGGTGCGGATGAAAGCAGCAGAGTGGCCAGAtagaacagaatcaaattcaaaGTTAATCTGAATTACGTATGAAACGGAAATAAATCGTACTGTAACTTGCGGAGATGACGTAAGGAACTTGGGCACCTGGCCAAAGACTGTTGCGATCCACGACAGTATTTTTGTTATCATCGAGATCGAGGGTCATGATGTCTCCACCGGCCAGTTTCTTCAACAGCTCGTCACGGATTCGATTGCTCCACTTTCCCGATAACGATCcttaaatttgttttaaatgttaaCTTTCATTCAATCAAGTACCCAAAATAAAGGACCAAAGAAAAGTCTTACCAGAAGGAACTTTGCTGGAAATGTTGCCACTCAATTCATCGTCATTGAATGGCTCTCCGAGCTCAAAATCTTCGATCGTAACATTTTGATTGACGGTATCGACTGGGACAATAGAGTGGTCATCTTCTTCGTTGGTCGGTAACAAGATGGGTGATGCTGAAACTTTTGATCCCAGCCAAAGGCACAGGAAAGAAACAGCCAGAATAGTCATCAGTGAAGGACGATGAAACATCATTTTCCTGTTGTGAGAAAATTACCATATAATGAGGGTTTCAATACAATTGCAGTCAAAactatatataaataaactTTTAATAAATTACACTTACAGAAAATTGGAATTTAGAGATACTTGCTGTGGCAATTGCTGTGACTTCAATGAAGCAACCAAGAGCTGATGGTGTTCCTTACTGTTCCAGCTGCCTCTTTATATAGGTGCTCTACCTAATGCTTACCACAAGCTAAACAGATGCAATAAAAGTAAAGCTCTAATCTAAAGTCTAATGATTATgtcaaatatttttgaaaagtcCACAACTAACACCTGAATGTATTTAAAGAATCCATTAGCAGACTAATAGCACATCAAGTGCATGTCTTTTGACGTGGTATTGGTTCATTCAAGTCATCCTACGAAATGTACCGGATATTCTGAAATTTGAACATTCAGTCAATAAACGCCCGCCGACAATGTATGTTTTACGCATACGTGTTTGGCATCCTGTTGGTAAAGTGGATGTCGAATGAGAATCTTCAGATGTCGGTAAAATATGTACCTGTTGTGTAATTCAAATTTAGATTCTTATCACTGTAGACTTAACACGTAGTTAACATTGGTTTTGTTGCCCCAGGTCAGTAACAAACGTAAACGTTGTTGATTTCCGGTTTAGTTATCTCTCTTTCCATCTCTACCGACAATAATCCTCTTGTTGGCACCCATAAACAGTGTGTGCTTGTAACAGTCGGAAACCACAAAGCGAAAGGCAACAAATACTTGGATAGTTAACAGCAAACTATCAAATATGAATAGCACAGCACAAACTGTTTTGGATCCAAGGAAAACGTATCGGCATTCGATCGCCCACGGGGTCctgttggttttccttttctctaaTGCAATTTAGCGAAAGGAAGGGTAAGCAACATCAAAAGGCGAAAGAgtcagaagaaaaacgaaacaaaatattaaaaaaaaaatccgctCTCTTCCCTTTTCAAATCAGATTCGCTAGACAGTTTCTGCATTTGGTTTTCATTGGTGGCAGCAGTCAGACGTGTCGAAACTTGTTCCAAGTTctccgccatttttttttttcatttcgtttcaCGTGTCATTTAGTTCAGCTTTCTTTGAGCGTCGATTACAATTCATTGCTTTACATGGGCCAACAGCCAGCACGTCCATAGTTGGATTTTACACCAACGATTTTGTTCAGAATAGCAAAATCATGAAGGTAAGCAGAAAATGtaatttctcttttatttttgtgttagGCAAGAAAAGTATGAATAATCCTGGCATTCACAACAGATTGGTAGATTGGTTGACGTTGATTCTGGTTGTTTTGATGAATGTGTTTTTATTATGTTGTGGTAAAGACCAAGGTAAAAGTGTGGGTAGTCTTAACATAAGTAAATGATAGGATGAAAAAAGGAGTTAAGGAGCTTCGTACAAATGGAATTCAGGACAAATTTGGCAAATTGAGTTACATGTAGAAGCTGGTAAAGAGAGCAGGTGTGGGTGCTGGGTTAACCAGATTGACTGTCCTTGTTGTAGTAGAAGCTTTTCAAGTGTAAAACATTTGTGAATTTAGAATTGGGTGGATGCATaattcaagtagaaaacatgcAATAGGTTGATGATGATGCCCTACCTCTGAGCTATGCCTCCTTTATCTTTACAATTCATATGTTTCAATGAACCTCTGATCTAAACTAAATTTTATTTGGAATAGTCAAaattcaatttggaatagggGACAACCTCAGTAGTCTATGGTTTTATTTAAGGTTCTTCGTCTATACGATCAATTGTCAGCTTCCAACCGAATCCAAACACGCACACCTTGAAAAAAAGTTGCATCGTTTCTTCATTTACCTACACAGTTAAAGCCATGGCTCACTCATCCAGAAAATGCGAATTGGTAATATTGTTGAGCTAACCGTTGACCCGCTAACCAAACTGATAGCCCGTCCAAGCTGTTATTGTTTGTCTAGGTGTGATTAACGATTGTAATTGCTGAATCTGTGTAACTTTATTCTTGACTTTGGGTTTTTCTCTAATCAGATCTTGCAGAATgggaaaaacacaaaaggcgacgaaaaccaaacaagatttttattttcccgtTTTGTAATTCTTATCTCACCTAAACGGAGTTTGTCAACAAAGATGTCATCTTCTCTATCAGCATTAAAGTAAGCATGCGAGGCAGCCACTGATAACAGCACAAAACCTTTTCTCGCCAATAAATTACGACGCATCTCCTACCAAAGGCACAGAATTTTCATTCAACATTAAAGTGAAACATGGCGCATTTACCTGTACTTTTTATTCCCATATGCATTCTGTTTTTAGGGGCGTGGCCGTATTTAACTGCAGCTACCACTTTGGAGGAATTGCAGCTGCAACTGAATCAATTAACCAAAAACTATGTAAGAAAAACTTGTCATCCTTTTCCTTTGCTGTTTTCTGCAATGggaattttgaattgaatagAAAAGTCGTTCACTAtactaattttgttttaaataattcgttattgcaGAAAATTCTGGAAGAAAAAGTTGCGAGACTGGAACTTGCTCAGCATGTAGCGAATCAATCGgcaagaaaaatttcaatttctcgGACGTGCAGAGAGACCCGAGATGCCGATCCATCGCTAAGCTCCGGAATGTACTGGATTGATCCTGATGGTCAGGGAGTGGGTGATGATCCGATTTACGTCTTTTGCAACATGACAACAGGTATGGGGACATGATGAAAAACTACTAATATAACCAAACTTCAGccgacattaaaaaaataacaatgaCAATGCAGGATCGACTGCTGTTCCGCATGACAGCGAATCACCAACGGATGTGGGTCATTGTGCCGATCCGGGATGTTATTCTAGGGCAGTCAACTACGTCGCCAGCAGCAGGCAAATGCTAGCGTTGGCTGAGTTATCTGCCCAATGTTATCAGTCGATTAAAGTACGTATAAAGTTTACTAAACAAATGGATTTCAATTAATAGTTGATTCGATTCATCAGTACGATTGCAACTATGCCCCGTTGGAGTTGAACGATGTTGCATACGCGTGGTGGAATGATAAATATGGAAACCCGCAATATTATTGGGCTGGCAGCAACAACAGCGTGCACACCTGCCAATGTGGAATCGATGGTAACTGCGTCGATCCTGCCGCCAAATGCAACTGTGATGCTGCGGCACCCGTCCAATTAACGGATGACGGTAAAAAATTCGCAAAATCTTCATACATTTCATTGTTTTGCCTTTGTTATGTAataaccctttttttttaaattgcaggTGTCGTGACGAATAAGGAAGTTCTTCCCATCACAAAGCTGAACTTTGGTCGCACCCAGTTTGAAACTTCGTCTGGTGTTCACACGTTGGGCCCGTTTGAGTGTACCGGACAGGTAGTCGTCGATAGAATGCCATCCTCTTGTGAAGATCTATGGAAAACCGGTCACACGTTGAGCGGATTGTATTCAGTGGTAGGCGTTTCAATGGTTGAGAGCGTGTACTGCGATTTTTCTAAGATGCCACACGAGTCAGGTAAAATCTAAGCATTTGATTAAAAGAAGCGTTTAAAACGCTATTTCATTTCAGGTTTCCAGAATTGGATCGGATTCGTAGACATCAAATCTTCTCCCACTTACTTTTACGTTAGGAAACTTTATAATTACTTCGCTCAATTAACTACTCCTATTCCTTTTGAAACTGAAATTGTGAATGTGGGACGTTCCATGAATTTGACCACGGGTATATTTACTGCACCTCGAACGGGCAAATACTTTTTCAGCGCGTCTGGGAACACGAATTTTCCTGCGTCTTCGTATACGCTTTTATTTGACATAACTCTATATAAAAACGGTTATTCAGTAGGGAAAATTAGAACTGATTCATACAGCTCTTCGCCgaatttaaaaacatttacTCTGCAAACTATTTTGGATTTGCAAGTGGGAGATGAAATTTGGTTGGGCATTTCAATGTTGCCACAGGAAGCCTTCATTTTCGGCTATGAATATTCTCACTTTACCGGTTTCTTACTAGAAGAATCAATTTCCAATTCATTGAATTCCCTCAACTGATCGTTGTTAgtcaaaaattaaaagtagaaaaatgtCGCAAAATAGGAGCAATCTTAAAAATATACGTGCCTTAGAACGAGATCAATAGGGAAACTGGTctcctttgtgtgtgtgtcaatgGATCCTTTTGATCCCTTCTATACAGGTTCAATCACGGGTTTGAATCGAGCATCCGATCTGCAGTCGGATGCTCGATCAATGAGCTTTCCCCACTGTTGATCACTAATCTAGCAATCCGGATCGGAAGCTCAACACTTGGTTTCTTAACACTTTGTCCAGAATATCATCAACATCACATTTGGCCAGATAGCGCTAATTTTTGTTATTCCGCCGCCGCCCCCTTGGCATTGAAATGCTGTTCTTATGTTGTTAATGAGATAAACAATTGTTCAAGTGAAAATAACTGATATTGGATTCAAACTGTTGGACTTAAGTCCACCCAGAGTTACCAGAAATGAAATTTTCTTGTGTAAAACGCAAAGCAGTTCAAGACGTAATAACCTCGTAACCCCATATTTAACTAACACGCCTTTCAAATAGCCTATTTAACACAGTTGTTACTAGACATGTGCGCTGTGGTTTAGCAATAGCTGAAAACATCAAAAGCATGTGACCAAATCGTGCTCTACTTCCGCGTTTTCtcaaaattttgctttaaattCATCTACTCCGTACCGGAAATTCGCATCACGTAAGACTAACTGAAGGAACTAGAACAATGACATGGCGCTTGATTTTCCTTGACGCTTTCCCATCggcagcaaaaaaaaggattgaaaACAGTTCGTTTCGGTGTTACCACTCGACGTAAGATTATGTAATGTAGTAAAAGGTATtcattcttttattattattttttttaaatcatcaaATATTCAGTAGTCGTaactaaaatttattttggttaTGCTTATTGGTCAACAGAAAAgcaggagaaaagaaaaatcatgtGATTCTACACTTGACAGCAGGAAAACAGATCAAATGGATAAAATGTTTACCGAGCTATCATCCAATTATTGGTGAACAACAAATGCAAACATATTATATCATTAATTAAAATGTagctttttatttagaaaacaGCAACTCTGTCACCATCTACTTCATTAGCCGGTGGTACAATGCTATGATCGACGATTCCGTATTGGTTGTCGGAAATGGTCGTCAACTGCGTGCTGACAGTTGCTAGGGCAGCTTGTTCGTCTTCTGCCGGTTTGTCATCTTTCTTAACATTGCTGAAAAGCTCTTCCATCTCCTCGAGGGTTCTGCCTTTAGTTTCCGGCAAGAGGAAATAAACAAATGCGATGCTCGATAAGGTGCAGCCCGCGAAGATGAAAAAAGTCACGTCGTTGCCCAAATGGATCAGCATGTCGGGGAAAAAACGGACAATCACCAGGGTCACAATCAAATTGAAAGAAGACGTTATCGTTCCCAACATGGTCCTATACTGCGACGGGAACATTTCACCCATAATGATAAAAGGGACGTTGCTCATACCGCCGGAGTAggcaacaaagaaaacgatgaGGGAAACGAGTGGCAGCCAGCCGAGAAGTTCCGTGGCTGTATCTGCACCCCAAATCCGCTGGAAGTAGAAGAATGTTCCCATGGATGTCAGGGAGATGGATGTGATGGCAGCCGAACCCAACAAGAGAATTCTTCGACCGTAGCGATCCACAAAGAATCCGGAAGCGATGGTAAAGACCAGTTGAACACCACCGACGATGATGGTGGCGTAGCGACTCTCGATGCTGCTTCCGGCGACCTGAAAGATGCTGACGGTGTAAAATATCATGGCGTTGATGCCGGTAGCTTGCTGGAAGAACATGATGCCTAGTGAAATGCCGAACGGCTTCATAACGGGACCTCTCATCAAATCTCCGAGGCGTATGGATCCGTGACTGCTGGCCGTTTTCTCGTGGTGTTCCTTCATCCGTCGCATTTCCGCGTCCACGTTAGTGTTTCTTACATAACATTATCGTCATTAGTTCGATTGAAACCTCTTAATGAGAATTATTTCTATTATTTACTTTCCGCGAAGTTGTTGAAGAGCGTGGCGTCCCTCGTCTTCCATTCCGTGAGTGAGCAACCAAATCGGAGTTTCGGGCATGAGACAAGTCCAGAACAAAAAGAGGACTGGCAACACAGTGAAAATGAAAGCTAAATTGTCCCATTCGACAAAGGCTCCGATGATGTAAGCCACCCAGATTCCGAGAGCCAAAGAAGAGGCTGTTATGGAACCCAATCGTCCACGGACGTTTGGCGATGAACATTCACTCACCTTATCATCCCAACCCAAATGACTggtaataattgtgaattgtTACTGGATTTTGAcgtatttaaaaatttcattacGTAAATTTGGCAGGCTGGAGTTGTACATCCGACGCCGAATCCTTGCAGTAGACGGCCAGCGTACAACATGGCTTTGTGTTTGCCAATGCAGGTGAGCCCTAGGATGAGCGATCCGAATATGTAGAGCAGATAATGACCCATCAATGCTTTCTTACGGCCGCAATATTGCATCGGTATGCTGATGGCCAGCGCCCCGAAGAAGGACCCGCACATGGGCATTGCAGctaggcaaaaaagaaaaacgcaggTTATTTTATGCGAAATAGTGTGCTGTTCAATTTTGAAGGTTGTAATGTTTACAGATCCATTTGAAATCGTCTGCGTCCATTTCGAAATCTAGTGTCCTGTTGAGAGATGGCAATCCAGGTGAGCCCCATCCTCTGACGGTGCCCATGCAAAAGTAACCCCACGACCCGACAACTGCTGCCATCAACTGCCACGTTCAATTTTTCAGGTAAATACATTTAAGGATGTTATGCCATAAACTTTGCTCGTGATTGTAAGAAATTTACGGTACCTGGGGCAACACTTTTTGAGGGTTCTTCATCAACCTCTGTttaaccattttctttttcttgtctttttgttgacacaaaagcaaaaattcgggaaaaaaaaagaagggtcAAATGCTGAAGCGTATCTAAATGCTTAACGAATGGCTATGACTGTTCTGTGAAAGCTCTGAAGCTCGTCTGATGACCAGAGATGATTCAGACGCAAATGTTGAATGGAAGCTAGTAGACTGGTCACGCGaaccattttatttttgttgacTGCGCGGCTGCAAATCATGACAAGAAATTGAACATTCTTGATAGGTTTGTGCTGCATTCGAAGCTGAATGCCGCATGCATAGGCTACTTgcggccattttgttttcatttgagAGCTTGTTTAAGTGAAGAATACTGATGTCTTTGGACTGTTTAACCTGTATGGTAACGCACACACGACCAAACTTTTATAATCAGTCGCTAATTTCTAGCCATTGGCAGACGTACTCCGCCGATTAATAGTATTTGCTAGTGGATTGTTGCATATGACTGATAGATAAATATTTAAGGATCTTTCCGTTCTTTTGTTGATCGATTGTTATACAGTTGTTGTTCGAAGTTATTCAGTCACTTTAGGAAGGAGATTCTTCGTGATATTGTTGTGTTAAAGCAAGTCTTGGCGGGCTCAACAATCTGGAACTCACTTGTTATGTTTTCTCGAAGGATTATATATCGCGGGTTTAAGGATAAAACCAATTATTTATTCAAAATCCGCGTTCGATTTTGATagtgccgtgtgatttttgtcgaatttcaagagatgttatttttttcagattttgacaaaagtgggaagggtatagccttcccatttttcatttttggccaaaattttaatttttattaaaatacttgattttgattcaaaatcgaataaaaatcacgaaaatcaagtttattatTCCAGTGGTCCTATAGTTTTTGagctaaacgtaaaaaaaaaactaaacaaaatatAATTGAACAGCGTATGtttttgtatatttaaaaaactgcTTGTTTAACGAAGAAACCAGCAACttattcgaaatcagcgttcaactTTGATTCCACAGTGGGATTTTTGTCGTATGTCGattggcaaaacaaaaaaatggatagGAGACTGCTTTCGCAATTTGGTCAAAAtctgaagaaaagaaaagaaagacatttgTTGACATTCGGCAATGGCAATGGCAATACCGAAAtcgaacgctgatttcgattaagttataGGTTTTCCCATTAAACGAGCGATTTTACCTTTCAAATTAACTGGTACAGCACAATCACCACTCCAGCGCCATCTAGTATCCGCGGAGCAATTTTGGCACTGGTACCGTGGTACGGTGTACGCGTGTACCGCACCAGAGCTCCGTGGACTCCAGTATTAGGTGTGACCTCCTTTTGACCTTTGTCGTCTGGTGGCCATCTTGAATTCTTGATGCATTACAAACTCGAGTGCAAGGCTTTGTGCAGTATATGTAGaaaatctaataaaaatgTCCTCCAATCCTAATACATCTCGatattttttagaaaatgagTGGTATTCTTCTTGTTGACGTATGGAAATGTTTGGCTACTTTCTTTGCAGGAAGACAGTGCAGGTGAATCATCAAACTCTTGTGGCAATTTTGACAACAACACCAGTCAGGTCAAGTTGGCATAGCTCGATTAGGACCTGCAGCCGGAAATAGCAATCGCCTTCGCCTGGAGA
Proteins encoded in this region:
- the LOC116920306 gene encoding zinc metalloproteinase nas-7-like, with protein sequence MMFHRPSLMTILAVSFLCLWLGSKVSASPILLPTNEEDDHSIVPVDTVNQNVTIEDFELGEPFNDDELSGNISSKVPSGSLSGKWSNRIRDELLKKLAGGDIMTLDLDDNKNTVVDRNSLWPGAQVPYVISASYTPEQRRVLGYAISEFHSKTCIRFVPRTTQRNYIYIRRDLNVGCWSYVGMNGNGPQDVSLPDYCVSYNYPGSVMHELMHAIGFQHEHQRPDQQYYITINYPNIRPDNRQFFNPMKTTEVNTLGLPYDIKSVMHYPSSFMANNPSIPTMMARNGELNLGNLKGFTQLDVQKINKLYNCYSG
- the LOC123466493 gene encoding uncharacterized protein LOC123466493 → MAHLPVLFIPICILFLGAWPYLTAATTLEELQLQLNQLTKNYKILEEKVARLELAQHVANQSARKISISRTCRETRDADPSLSSGMYWIDPDGQGVGDDPIYVFCNMTTGSTAVPHDSESPTDVGHCADPGCYSRAVNYVASSRQMLALAELSAQCYQSIKYDCNYAPLELNDVAYAWWNDKYGNPQYYWAGSNNSVHTCQCGIDGNCVDPAAKCNCDAAAPVQLTDDGVVTNKEVLPITKLNFGRTQFETSSGVHTLGPFECTGQVVVDRMPSSCEDLWKTGHTLSGLYSVVGVSMVESVYCDFSKMPHESGFQNWIGFVDIKSSPTYFYVRKLYNYFAQLTTPIPFETEIVNVGRSMNLTTGIFTAPRTGKYFFSASGNTNFPASSYTLLFDITLYKNGYSVGKIRTDSYSSSPNLKTFTLQTILDLQVGDEIWLGISMLPQEAFIFGYEYSHFTGFLLEESISNSLNSLN
- the LOC123471448 gene encoding facilitated trehalose transporter Tret1-like translates to MVKQRLMKNPQKVLPQLMAAVVGSWGYFCMGTVRGWGSPGLPSLNRTLDFEMDADDFKWISAMPMCGSFFGALAISIPMQYCGRKKALMGHYLLYIFGSLILGLTCIGKHKAMLYAGRLLQGFGVGCTTPACQIYVSECSSPNVRGRLGSITASSLALGIWVAYIIGAFVEWDNLAFIFTVLPVLFLFWTCLMPETPIWLLTHGMEDEGRHALQQLRGKNTNVDAEMRRMKEHHEKTASSHGSIRLGDLMRGPVMKPFGISLGIMFFQQATGINAMIFYTVSIFQVAGSSIESRYATIIVGGVQLVFTIASGFFVDRYGRRILLLGSAAITSISLTSMGTFFYFQRIWGADTATELLGWLPLVSLIVFFVAYSGGMSNVPFIIMGEMFPSQYRTMLGTITSSFNLIVTLVIVRFFPDMLIHLGNDVTFFIFAGCTLSSIAFVYFLLPETKGRTLEEMEELFSNVKKDDKPAEDEQAALATVSTQLTTISDNQYGIVDHSIVPPANEVDGDRVAVF